GCACTGGTGACTTAATACAGGTGAGCGCTGCCCGTGACGAAGAACATGAAGCCGAAGCAGTGGTAATGAAGCTGATGGCGCACAAGTTTGAACACCGTACCAAGCATCTGGATTATGCAATTCTCTACCGCGGCAACTACCAAGCGCGAGTCATCGAGCAGCAATTGCGCAACCACAAAGTGCCCTATACGGTTTCTGGTGGTCAATCCTTTTTTGATAAAGCCGAGATTAAAGACCTGGTCAGCTACTTACGCCTGATTGCGAATGAAGATGATGACCCTGCTTTCATCCGTGCAGCCACTACCCCGAAAAAAGGCATAGGCAATACCACGCTTGAACGTTTGGGCGAATATGCCAGCCTGCACAAAATATCATTATTCGCTGCCGCTTTTGAAGGCGAGTTCCAACGTGAGCTGGGAAACCGTCAGCTAGAAGATTTACTTAACTTTTGCCAGTACATCAATAAAATTCAGGAACGTGCCGAACGCGACCCAGCAGGTGAAGTGCTGACTGATCTGCTAAACACCATTCAGTACGAAGTTTTTCTTTACGATAGCGAGGAGCCGCGCGCCGCTGAGACTAAATGGAAAAACGTGCTCGACTTCACAGGCTGGCTCACCAAAAAAGGTGAAGGCGACGACGCCAATGAAGAGCGTAATTTGCTACAACTCACGCAGATGATCTCGCTGATGAGCATGCTGGAAGGCCGTGAGAACGGCGAGCCAGATGCCGTTAAACTTTCTACCCTGCATGCTGCAAAGGGCCTGGAGTTTGGCCATGTATTTCTGATTGGTGTGGAAGAGGGCATATTGCCGCATCGTGAGAGCGTAGAGGCTGACAAATTAAAGCCTGGCAAGATTGAAGAAGAGCGACGTCTAATGTATGTAGGTATTACCCGCGCACAAAAATCGCTCAATATTTCTTGGTGCAAAAAACGTAAACGCGCTGGCGAGACAGAAATCTGTGAGCCGAGTCGTTTTCTGGCTGAACTACCGCAAGATGATGTACGTCATTTTGGTGGGCCTGCGGCAGACCCCGCTACCAGCAAAGAACACGGTAAGGAGCGCATGGCCCAGATACGTGCCATGCTAGGTAATCAAAATAAGGGCTAAACAAACGCTCCAATTACCAATGATTTTATTATTGAAGAAACGAGTTCTAAATGGGTAGCTGGATGTTTGCACTAGCCGCTGGCGCATTTTGCATAGGCATGACTGAATTTTTGCCTATGGGTTTACTGCCAGATATCGCGCGTGATCTCAGCGTATCTATCCCCGCAGCGGGTAACCTAGTGACGGTTTATGCGCTGGGTGTTGTTGTTGGCGGGCCATTGATGGTGGCATGGACTATTCGCATGCCACGCAAGAAAACACTGTTAATGCTGATGGCGATCTTCGCATTAGGCAATGCATTGTGCGCTATGGCTCCAAACTATCAGATGCTGGCCGTGGCACGGATATTCACCGCACTGAGTCATGGCTCTTTCTTTGGCATAGGTGCGGTGGTTGCCCTCTATCTCGCGCCTCCAGGACAGAGCTCCCGCGCACTTGCATTGATGTTCACTGGACTTACATTGGCGAACGTTCTAGGTGTGCCACTGGGTACGCTACTGGGGCAGTTCACTTCTTGGCGCATTCCGTTCTGGACAGTCTCTGCCTGCGGCTTACTGGCCATATTTGCGGTATGGCGCTATATCCCCGACCTATCCGCAATGCCAGCGACTAATCTTCGCGCCGAGATGCGCGCTGTAATGGGGCGAGATGTCTTGCTGGCAATGGCCATCACGGCAGTCGGTTTTGCTGGCGTCTTTACAGTATTCACCTACATCACGCCCATATTAGAAGACCAATCTGGCTTATCGCCTCACATGGTGAGCGTTGTGTTAGTGGCAATGGGCGTTGCCGCAACCATAGGCCTGAATATTGGTGGCAAACTCGCAGACTGGAAATTGCTGCCAACCATTACCTTGTCGCTGGTCGGCATGGCGATACTGAGTGCAACATTTGCATGGAGCATGCAATTCACCATTCCTGCGCTCATCACTATATTCATCTGGGGTATTGCCAGCTTTGCTGTCGGCCCTGGCTTGCAGACGAATGCCATGCAACGCGCGGGAGATTCACCTTTAATGGCTTCTACAGTTAACCAGAGCGCATTTAATCTTGGCAATGCCAGCGGTGCTTTTCTCGGTGGAGCGGTGATTCACTTTGGCTTAGGGCTACAAAGTGTTGCGCTGGCAGGCGCAATCGTTGCGGTGTGTGGGTGCGCATTGACTTTGTATAGCATGCGCCAATAATTAGATAATGTAAGAATATTCCTACATTTTGCTTACACGTAGTCCTAGCGCCAGCTTCTACAAATGAGCATATGATTGATTGAATTGAGAAAAATTAAATCATGACCACGCCAGAAAACCATCAACCATCAACGAAAAAGCCCAAGCTAAATAAGGGCATTAGAGTTGTATTGTTCATGATACTCGCCACAATTGTAGTCATCACGGCATGCGAAATTGCTGGTTGGCCGTTTTTACGAGCTCCTGTAGAAAAGTTTCTTAAGACCAAGCTGGAACGAGTAGTCAGTTTAGATGCACCGTTCAAGCTGCACCTGCTTGGTGGCGTCAAACTAGAAATCGGAGGGCTATATATCGCGGCTCCTGACGGTTTTGATGCGCCATATCT
This genomic window from Methyloradius palustris contains:
- a CDS encoding UvrD-helicase domain-containing protein, which gives rise to MLDTLNSPQREAVKYLDGPLLVLAGAGSGKTRVITQKIVYLIEKCGYLPKEIAAITFTNKAAREMQERVGKMLESKSTKGLTIATFHSLGLQMLRQEAALLGYKPQFSILDSSDSFKILADVLATTDKQLLRKTQWQISSWKNAFINPDQAKQLADEELTHAAAKVYQIYQQTLKAYQAVDFDDLIKLPVELFEQHPEALAKWQRKLKYLLIDEYQDTNACQYKLVKMLTGIEGRFTAVGDDDQAIYGWRGADVENLRQLTEDFSRLKVIKLEQNYRSTVRILRAANQVIANNPKLFEKKLWSDLGTGDLIQVSAARDEEHEAEAVVMKLMAHKFEHRTKHLDYAILYRGNYQARVIEQQLRNHKVPYTVSGGQSFFDKAEIKDLVSYLRLIANEDDDPAFIRAATTPKKGIGNTTLERLGEYASLHKISLFAAAFEGEFQRELGNRQLEDLLNFCQYINKIQERAERDPAGEVLTDLLNTIQYEVFLYDSEEPRAAETKWKNVLDFTGWLTKKGEGDDANEERNLLQLTQMISLMSMLEGRENGEPDAVKLSTLHAAKGLEFGHVFLIGVEEGILPHRESVEADKLKPGKIEEERRLMYVGITRAQKSLNISWCKKRKRAGETEICEPSRFLAELPQDDVRHFGGPAADPATSKEHGKERMAQIRAMLGNQNKG
- a CDS encoding MFS transporter, which gives rise to MGSWMFALAAGAFCIGMTEFLPMGLLPDIARDLSVSIPAAGNLVTVYALGVVVGGPLMVAWTIRMPRKKTLLMLMAIFALGNALCAMAPNYQMLAVARIFTALSHGSFFGIGAVVALYLAPPGQSSRALALMFTGLTLANVLGVPLGTLLGQFTSWRIPFWTVSACGLLAIFAVWRYIPDLSAMPATNLRAEMRAVMGRDVLLAMAITAVGFAGVFTVFTYITPILEDQSGLSPHMVSVVLVAMGVAATIGLNIGGKLADWKLLPTITLSLVGMAILSATFAWSMQFTIPALITIFIWGIASFAVGPGLQTNAMQRAGDSPLMASTVNQSAFNLGNASGAFLGGAVIHFGLGLQSVALAGAIVAVCGCALTLYSMRQ